A single genomic interval of Lepidochelys kempii isolate rLepKem1 chromosome 13, rLepKem1.hap2, whole genome shotgun sequence harbors:
- the LOC140896639 gene encoding mast cell protease 1A-like has translation MLILILLPAAFLLPPWAGAGEIIGGRKAQPHSRPYMACLQIKRGDKSYRCGGFLVAENFVLTAAHCNGDKISVCLGAHDINQGEPSQQKLSVRRRIPHPQYNRETRNNDLMLLQLEHKAKLNEQVRLIPLPLAHQGVQPGTVCSVAGWGQTSAQNKELPHKLQEVDLKVLDDLTCLKYPGGPYSKYNSYTMMCGGDPKESKASFKGDSGGPLVCGKTAQGIVSWGPISGSPPRVYTRVSTFIPWIQATMRRLQP, from the exons GCGAGATCATCGGAGGCCGGAAAGCCCAGCCCCACTCTAGACCCTACATGGCCTGTCTGCAAATAAAACGTGGGGACAAGAGCTATCGCTGCGGAGGGTTCCTGGTGGCGGAGAACTTCGTGCTGACGGCCGCTCACTGCAATGGAGA CAAGATCAGTGTGTGCCTGGGAGCCCATGACATTAACCAAGGGGAACCGAGCCAACAGAAACTCTCCGTGCGCCGCCGGATCCCCCATCCGCAATACAACAGAGAGACCCGTAATAATGACCTCATGCTGCTGCAG CTGGAGCACAAGGCAAAGCTCAATGAACAGGTCAGGCTCATCCCGCTCCCCCTGGCTCATCAGGGAGTGCAACCAGGGACCGTGTGCAGTGTCGCCGGCTGGGGCCAGACGAGTGCACAGAACAAGGAGCTCCCCCATAAACTCCAGGAGGTGGATTTGAAGGTGCTGGATGA cctaacGTGTCTGAAGTATCCTGGTGGGCCATATTCTAAATATAACAGCTACACGATGATGTGTGGGGGGGACCCAAAGGAGAGTAAAGCCTCTTTTAAG GGTGACTCTGGGGGCCCCCTGGTGTGTGGGAAAACAGCCCAGGGCATTGTCTCTTGGGGGCCTATAAGTGGTAGCCCCCCAAGGGTCTACACAAGAGTCTCCACCTTCATCCCCTGGATACAGGCCACAATGAGgaggctgcagccctga